In a single window of the Subtercola sp. PAMC28395 genome:
- a CDS encoding ABC transporter ATP-binding protein, whose amino-acid sequence MNSETVGAGTTPGVGPGQPVIAARGLVKRFGHVAALDGLDLSVAPGEVHGFLGPNGSGKSTTIRILLGLARADGGTVEVFGEDPWAASVSLHRRIAYVPGDVTLWPNLTGGEAIDLLTRLRAVRGNRRGHGREHGSTERGASDSRDTVRRRDALIDAFDFDPGKKGRAYSKGNRQKVALIAAFATPAELYVLDEPTSGLDPVMESVFAREVTRVTNDGAAVLLSSHILSEVEELCDRVTIIRAGATVETGTLADLRHLTRTEVSFSSAGMTDARLATLANVHDLRTADGRVFLTVDSTQLVAALPQLAALEVTGLTIAPPSLEELFLRHYGDAPDAPVELAQP is encoded by the coding sequence ATGAACTCAGAAACAGTGGGGGCGGGAACGACTCCCGGGGTGGGGCCAGGGCAGCCGGTCATCGCAGCGCGCGGGCTCGTCAAACGATTCGGTCACGTGGCAGCACTCGACGGCCTCGACCTGAGCGTCGCCCCCGGCGAAGTGCACGGTTTCCTCGGACCGAACGGGTCTGGCAAGTCCACGACCATCCGCATCCTGCTCGGCCTCGCCCGCGCCGACGGTGGCACGGTCGAAGTCTTCGGTGAAGACCCGTGGGCGGCGTCCGTGTCGCTGCATCGCCGGATCGCCTACGTTCCAGGAGATGTCACCCTCTGGCCGAACCTCACCGGCGGCGAGGCGATCGACCTGCTCACCCGCCTGCGCGCCGTTCGTGGGAACAGGCGTGGGCACGGGCGCGAACATGGTTCCACTGAGCGAGGAGCCTCCGACAGTCGTGACACCGTGCGCCGGCGAGATGCCCTCATCGACGCGTTCGATTTCGATCCGGGCAAGAAAGGCCGAGCGTACTCAAAGGGCAACCGGCAGAAGGTCGCCCTGATCGCCGCCTTCGCCACTCCCGCTGAGCTGTACGTTCTCGACGAGCCGACCTCCGGGCTCGACCCGGTGATGGAGTCGGTGTTCGCCCGCGAAGTCACGCGGGTCACGAACGATGGCGCCGCCGTGCTGCTCTCGAGCCACATCCTCTCCGAAGTCGAAGAACTCTGCGACAGGGTCACTATCATCAGGGCAGGTGCGACCGTCGAGACCGGCACTCTGGCTGACCTCCGTCATCTGACGCGCACAGAGGTCTCGTTCTCCTCAGCCGGCATGACGGATGCCCGGCTCGCCACCCTGGCGAACGTGCACGATCTGCGAACCGCCGACGGCCGCGTGTTTCTCACCGTCGACTCGACGCAGCTCGTAGCGGCTCTCCCCCAGCTGGCCGCTCTCGAGGTCACAGGCCTGACGATCGCACCGCCCTCACTCGAGGAACTCTTCCTCCGCCATTACGGCGATGCACCGGATGCACCGGTCGAACTGGCCCAGCCGTGA
- a CDS encoding ABC transporter permease, giving the protein MKSLERQLERQSVRILLAQRLRRDRAHLIIWIVGIGLLAYASLASVNTTFPSAVSRVGILQVATANPVLLLLRGLPDGISNGGFGFFELFSFLGLLAGFMSTFLVTRHTRAEEETGRAELIGATPASRRAPTLATLILATSANLVLGIIVAAGYLSASGNPQNVANASDPTATGAATATATALQALANSLTSSSPTPSSAVWGSILAGASVAGVGLTSMAVALVVAQLVSTSRGANGLSAAFVGFAYLAAGIGNATGAASPDGTAVAAAWPVWLSPIGWGQQSHPFTRPTGLPLLLDVVAVVGLVALALVVQSSRDVGASLFAARTGRTTARRWLSGPTALAWRLHWPTITGWALGSAALGAIVGTLGPAMLSAVSTDSSITAALKLIAPGDTNDVMKMFISAIFGVAGILAAGSAIQSIIRLRQEEARGTAELVLASAVSRVRYLLGYLVVGSAAVVIVLLAAAIPAALLLSGSGYPDAWQSILLSTVAQLPVALVYLCGLAVVFTLLPRATAAIGWGTLTAGIVFGLYGAVLGLPEWLRNTSPFTHTPVTTGSTTDWTGGVWMLALSLLSALAALALMRRRELQ; this is encoded by the coding sequence GTGAAGAGCCTCGAACGGCAGCTCGAACGACAGTCCGTTCGCATCCTTCTCGCTCAGAGGCTCAGGCGTGATCGCGCACACCTCATCATCTGGATCGTAGGAATCGGCCTGCTCGCCTACGCCTCGCTTGCCTCCGTCAACACCACGTTCCCGTCGGCAGTGAGCCGTGTAGGCATTCTGCAGGTTGCCACCGCGAATCCTGTTCTCCTCCTGCTCCGTGGGCTTCCCGACGGTATCTCGAACGGCGGATTCGGGTTCTTCGAACTCTTTTCATTCCTGGGCCTTCTGGCCGGCTTCATGAGTACCTTCCTCGTCACGCGCCACACGCGGGCAGAAGAAGAAACAGGTCGCGCCGAACTCATCGGCGCGACCCCTGCGTCGCGCCGCGCTCCCACTCTCGCCACCCTCATCCTCGCGACGAGCGCGAACCTCGTTCTCGGCATCATCGTGGCCGCGGGCTACCTGTCGGCAAGCGGCAACCCTCAGAACGTCGCGAACGCGAGTGACCCGACTGCGACGGGGGCCGCAACTGCGACTGCCACCGCACTCCAGGCGCTGGCCAACTCACTCACATCATCGTCTCCCACGCCGTCGTCAGCGGTCTGGGGGTCGATCCTGGCCGGGGCCAGCGTGGCCGGGGTCGGGCTCACCTCGATGGCTGTGGCGCTCGTCGTCGCCCAGCTCGTCAGCACATCGAGGGGTGCGAACGGCCTCTCGGCAGCTTTCGTCGGCTTCGCCTACCTCGCGGCCGGGATCGGCAACGCGACCGGCGCCGCGTCACCCGACGGCACCGCGGTCGCCGCGGCCTGGCCCGTCTGGCTCTCGCCGATCGGCTGGGGCCAGCAGTCCCACCCGTTCACGCGGCCCACGGGCCTGCCGCTGCTGCTGGATGTCGTCGCGGTAGTAGGCCTGGTCGCCCTCGCGCTCGTCGTGCAGTCATCTCGTGACGTCGGGGCGAGCCTCTTCGCAGCCCGAACCGGTCGCACCACGGCCCGCCGCTGGCTCTCCGGCCCGACTGCCCTGGCCTGGCGCCTGCACTGGCCGACGATCACCGGCTGGGCGCTGGGCTCCGCCGCACTCGGCGCAATCGTCGGCACGCTCGGGCCGGCCATGCTCTCCGCGGTGTCGACAGACTCGTCGATCACTGCCGCGCTGAAGCTCATAGCGCCCGGCGATACGAACGACGTCATGAAGATGTTCATCTCCGCAATCTTCGGCGTCGCCGGCATCCTCGCGGCGGGGAGCGCGATCCAGTCGATCATCCGGTTGCGCCAGGAGGAGGCCAGGGGCACCGCCGAACTCGTGCTTGCTTCGGCTGTCTCACGTGTGCGCTATCTACTGGGCTATCTCGTCGTGGGGTCTGCCGCCGTCGTCATCGTCCTGCTGGCAGCAGCGATTCCGGCCGCCCTGCTGCTCAGCGGTTCCGGGTACCCCGATGCCTGGCAGAGCATCCTCCTCAGTACAGTGGCCCAACTTCCGGTCGCTCTCGTCTATCTCTGCGGCCTCGCAGTGGTCTTCACCCTGCTGCCTCGCGCGACAGCAGCGATCGGCTGGGGCACCCTGACGGCTGGAATCGTCTTCGGCCTGTATGGTGCGGTGCTCGGGCTCCCCGAGTGGTTGCGCAACACCTCGCCCTTCACGCACACCCCTGTGACCACGGGCTCCACCACCGACTGGACGGGCGGTGTCTGGATGCTCGCGCTCTCCCTCCTCTCAGCTCTGGCCGCACTGGCGTTGATGCGCCGCCGCGAGCTGCAGTAG